Proteins from a single region of Desulfatirhabdium butyrativorans DSM 18734:
- a CDS encoding formate--tetrahydrofolate ligase: MAYDAVKMADWQISEAAEKNMPSPDQWREKLGLEKDEILPMGRLAKLDFLKIINRLQNRPDGKYIEVTAITPTPLGEGKSTTSVGLMEGLGKRGKNVGGALRQPSGGPTMNVKGTAAGGGNALIIPMTEFSLGLTGDINDIMNAHNLAMVALTARMQHERNYNDEQLARLTKMRRLDIDPTRVEMGWIIDFCAQSLRNIVIGLGGRTDGYTMQSKFGIAVGSECMAILAIIKDLADLKKRLNEITVAFDKAGKPVTTGDLEVGNAMTAFMRNTINPTLLSTAEYQPCMIHAGPFANIAVGQSSIIADRIGLKMFDYHVTESGFAADIGFEKFWNVKCRNSGLKPHVSVLTTTIRALKMHGGGPKVVAGIALPEAYTKENLELVEKGCANMVHHINTIRKAGINPVVCINCFHTDTDAEVAIVRKAAEAAGARCAKSTHWADGGDGALELADAVIDACNEGNDFKFLYPLEMKLRDRVALIAKEVYGADGVTWTPEAEAKAKMLEGDPKYADFATMMVKTHLSLTHDPVLKGVPKGWVLPIRDVLIYSGAKFLCPCAGAISLMPGTSSNPAFRRIDVDTATGKVSGLF, from the coding sequence ATGGCGTATGATGCAGTCAAAATGGCCGACTGGCAGATTTCGGAAGCAGCCGAAAAGAACATGCCGTCACCGGATCAATGGCGGGAAAAGCTTGGACTGGAAAAGGATGAAATCCTTCCCATGGGGAGACTGGCCAAACTCGATTTTCTGAAAATCATCAATCGGCTTCAGAATCGGCCGGATGGGAAATACATCGAGGTAACGGCCATTACCCCGACACCGCTTGGCGAAGGTAAAAGTACGACATCCGTTGGTCTGATGGAAGGACTTGGCAAGCGGGGAAAGAACGTCGGCGGCGCGCTTCGCCAACCCTCCGGCGGTCCGACGATGAACGTCAAGGGAACGGCTGCAGGCGGCGGAAACGCCCTCATCATCCCGATGACGGAATTCTCCCTGGGCCTTACGGGCGACATCAACGACATCATGAATGCCCACAACCTCGCCATGGTTGCCCTTACGGCCCGGATGCAGCATGAGCGCAACTACAACGACGAGCAGCTTGCCCGGCTCACCAAAATGCGCCGGCTCGACATCGATCCCACCCGGGTGGAGATGGGCTGGATCATCGATTTTTGCGCCCAGTCACTCCGGAACATCGTCATCGGCCTCGGCGGCAGAACCGATGGGTATACGATGCAGTCGAAATTCGGGATCGCCGTCGGCTCCGAATGCATGGCCATTCTCGCCATCATCAAGGACTTGGCAGATCTGAAGAAACGCCTGAACGAAATCACCGTTGCCTTTGACAAGGCCGGTAAACCGGTTACGACAGGCGATCTGGAAGTCGGCAATGCCATGACCGCCTTCATGCGCAACACCATCAATCCCACCCTGCTCAGCACGGCCGAATATCAGCCCTGCATGATTCACGCAGGTCCTTTCGCCAACATCGCCGTCGGTCAGTCCTCCATCATCGCGGACCGGATCGGTCTCAAGATGTTCGATTATCATGTTACGGAAAGCGGATTCGCGGCAGACATCGGATTCGAGAAATTCTGGAACGTCAAATGCCGCAACAGCGGGTTGAAGCCCCATGTTTCGGTGCTCACCACCACGATCCGCGCCCTCAAGATGCACGGCGGCGGGCCCAAGGTCGTGGCCGGGATCGCGCTTCCGGAAGCCTACACGAAGGAAAACCTGGAACTGGTCGAAAAAGGCTGCGCCAACATGGTGCACCACATCAATACCATCCGCAAGGCAGGGATCAATCCGGTTGTCTGCATCAACTGCTTCCATACGGATACGGATGCGGAAGTCGCCATCGTTCGAAAGGCAGCAGAAGCGGCCGGCGCCCGTTGCGCCAAATCTACCCATTGGGCTGACGGCGGTGATGGCGCGCTCGAGCTGGCCGATGCCGTCATCGATGCCTGCAACGAAGGCAACGATTTCAAATTCCTCTACCCGCTCGAAATGAAACTGCGGGATCGGGTCGCCCTGATCGCGAAGGAAGTTTACGGCGCGGACGGCGTCACCTGGACGCCCGAAGCAGAGGCCAAGGCAAAGATGCTCGAAGGCGATCCGAAATATGCGGATTTCGCCACGATGATGGTCAAGACCCACTTGAGCCTGACCCACGATCCGGTATTGAAGGGTGTGCCGAAAGGCTGGGTCCTGCCGATTCGGGACGTCCTCATTTACTCAGGCGCCAAGTTTCTGTGCCCCTGTGCCGGTGCGATCAGCCTCATGCCCGGAACGAGCTCCAACCCGGCTTTCCGACGGATCGATGTCGATACCGCCACCGGAAAAGTCAGCGGCTTGTTCTAA
- a CDS encoding B12-binding domain-containing radical SAM protein, which translates to MNVLLINPWYPISETPSPPLGLAYLAASLERAGHRVNILDYVVYPYSIDGLKRQIERFSPDWVGVTAVTMNVNKALQIVRDVKSIDPHIGTVMGGPHVTFAAEDTLAACPGLDVAAIGEGEHTLIRLVESPAQRDAWLQIPGIVYRDGERFIRTAPKAGFLDVKLLPDPARHLLALARYRILHMPITLTTSRGCPFQCIFCVGRKMVGAKVRYREPEKVADEIESIAGLGFHQINIADDLFTANEKHCLAICDEIRRRGLQVPWTSFARVDTVSLKVLENMKAAGCTAVSFGMESANAAILKTCRKGITRQQILDAVQMCAQAGIQAHGSFILGLPGESAETISETLAFGERLKEMGVSFGFHLLAPFPGTRVREEREAYGIRILSDNWDDYHANRAIVETNQADRQMMNAIVERWEDAFNAELGRISERMRSGAATPEESGLVTNLERTVWIYEMMMAEALETIGALPAEPPDAAIRTLAGKAISFVKHATPDRLVFALQTARDRGDLVDVSTGNEMHWRWREKL; encoded by the coding sequence ATGAACGTCCTTCTCATCAATCCCTGGTACCCCATTTCCGAAACCCCTTCTCCCCCGCTCGGGCTGGCTTATCTGGCCGCCAGCCTGGAAAGGGCGGGGCATCGGGTGAACATTCTCGATTATGTCGTTTATCCCTACAGCATCGATGGTCTGAAAAGACAGATCGAACGGTTTTCACCGGACTGGGTCGGCGTGACCGCCGTAACCATGAATGTCAACAAGGCCCTTCAGATCGTTCGCGATGTCAAGTCAATCGATCCGCACATTGGAACCGTCATGGGCGGGCCCCATGTCACGTTTGCCGCCGAAGATACCCTTGCGGCATGCCCCGGCCTGGATGTCGCGGCGATCGGCGAAGGGGAACATACGCTGATCCGGCTTGTCGAAAGCCCGGCTCAGCGTGATGCCTGGTTGCAGATTCCCGGCATCGTCTATCGGGATGGGGAACGATTCATCCGAACGGCGCCCAAAGCCGGCTTTCTCGATGTGAAGCTCCTGCCCGATCCGGCCCGGCATCTGCTCGCGCTTGCCAGATATCGGATTCTCCACATGCCGATTACCCTCACCACCTCTCGCGGCTGTCCGTTTCAATGCATTTTTTGTGTCGGCAGAAAAATGGTCGGGGCCAAGGTCCGATACCGTGAGCCGGAAAAAGTGGCGGATGAGATCGAATCCATCGCCGGTCTTGGATTCCATCAGATCAACATCGCCGACGATCTGTTCACGGCAAACGAGAAGCACTGCCTCGCCATCTGCGATGAAATCCGGCGGCGCGGGTTGCAGGTTCCGTGGACTTCCTTTGCCCGGGTGGACACGGTCTCCCTGAAAGTGCTCGAAAACATGAAAGCTGCCGGATGTACTGCGGTGAGTTTCGGCATGGAATCGGCCAACGCCGCAATTCTCAAAACCTGCCGCAAAGGCATTACCCGCCAGCAAATCCTCGATGCGGTGCAGATGTGCGCTCAGGCAGGGATTCAGGCGCACGGCTCATTCATCCTGGGGCTTCCCGGTGAAAGCGCAGAGACCATTTCCGAAACGCTTGCCTTCGGAGAACGGCTCAAGGAAATGGGGGTATCGTTCGGTTTTCATTTGCTGGCGCCTTTTCCGGGCACCCGGGTGCGGGAAGAGCGAGAGGCCTATGGCATACGGATTTTGAGCGACAATTGGGACGATTACCATGCGAATCGCGCCATTGTCGAAACGAATCAGGCCGATCGGCAGATGATGAATGCCATCGTGGAGCGATGGGAAGATGCTTTCAATGCGGAGCTGGGCAGGATTTCCGAGCGGATGCGCAGCGGGGCGGCCACGCCGGAAGAAAGCGGCCTGGTGACCAATCTCGAACGGACCGTATGGATCTACGAAATGATGATGGCCGAAGCCCTCGAAACGATCGGCGCCCTGCCTGCCGAACCGCCTGATGCCGCCATCCGGACCCTTGCCGGAAAGGCGATTTCCTTTGTGAAACATGCAACCCCGGACAGGCTCGTTTTCGCGCTTCAGACGGCTCGGGACCGAGGCGATCTGGTGGATGTCAGCACGGGAAACGAGATGCACTGGCGATGGCGGGAAAAACTCTAA
- a CDS encoding TetR/AcrR family transcriptional regulator gives MGIQERKEREKERRRQQIIVAAKRVFSEKGFNKSTMEDIASEAELSPGTLYLYFKNKEELYASLSLRILQFLHIRVEHVNNETSLSPEQKLDQLIEAMYDVYSFDPLIIINMFHLQSSETLKNLSEGVLSQIEDLSRKSIGAISKVFEEGIQKGVFIDKHPVALSDIFWSLFSGVVLWEASKKIMDDKKDYLKPTLDIAFELFKRGVKKNGAELP, from the coding sequence ATGGGCATTCAGGAACGCAAGGAACGAGAGAAAGAGCGACGCAGGCAGCAGATCATCGTGGCTGCCAAACGCGTCTTTTCGGAAAAAGGCTTCAACAAATCCACCATGGAAGACATCGCCAGCGAGGCTGAGCTCAGTCCGGGCACATTATACCTGTATTTCAAGAACAAGGAAGAACTTTATGCTTCGCTTTCGCTTCGCATCCTTCAGTTTCTGCATATCCGGGTGGAACATGTCAACAACGAAACCAGTCTCAGTCCGGAGCAGAAACTGGATCAATTGATCGAGGCCATGTACGATGTCTATTCGTTCGATCCGCTGATCATCATCAACATGTTCCACCTGCAGTCTTCCGAAACCCTGAAGAATCTGTCGGAAGGCGTATTATCGCAGATCGAGGATCTTTCCCGGAAATCCATCGGCGCCATTTCGAAGGTATTCGAAGAGGGCATTCAGAAAGGGGTATTCATCGACAAGCATCCAGTGGCCCTGTCGGACATTTTCTGGTCGCTTTTTTCGGGTGTCGTCCTGTGGGAAGCCAGCAAGAAAATCATGGATGACAAGAAAGACTACCTGAAACCGACTCTCGATATCGCCTTTGAACTGTTCAAACGGGGCGTGAAGAAAAACGGAGCGGAACTGCCATAA
- the acsA gene encoding acetate--CoA ligase, giving the protein MFWRPIQKHPESWAESPNLLNYEDAVARFSWDTVRRSLDGLPGGRGLNIAHEAVDRHAEGELRDHVALRWLGGDGSVRELTYEGLKRQSSRFANVLKGLGIGKGDTVAVLAGRIPELYIAALGIFKNTSIFCPLFSAFGPEPIYQRLSRGDAKILVTTELAFTRKIRQLRDRLPGLQQALIVDIPDHQANDMLSLPRLMAESSDTFPIPPTDPEDMAILHFTSGTTGMPKGAIHVHNAVLCHYMTGRYVLDFHPQDVFWCTADPGWVTGTSYGIIAPLLHGITNIVDEADFDAMRWCRILETQRVSVWYTAPTAIRRFMRLGMEPARQFDLRHLRAIHSVGEPLNPEAVVWGQKAMGLPIHDNWWQTETGGIMIANFPAMDIRPGSMGRPLPGIEAAVVQRMGKGTVRVIDAPGVQGELALRPGWPSMFRGYLHEEQRYRKCFVDGWYLTGDLATCDQDGYFWFVGRADDIIKTSGHMVGPFEVESTLMAHPAVAEAGVIGKPDPLIGEMVKAFVTLKSGIDPSDDLRLELMGFARKKLGSAVAPREIDFRSNLPKNKAGKIMRRLLKARELGLPEGDLSTVEESD; this is encoded by the coding sequence GTGTTTTGGAGGCCGATTCAAAAGCATCCCGAATCGTGGGCGGAATCGCCCAACCTGCTGAATTATGAAGATGCTGTTGCCCGTTTTTCCTGGGATACCGTTCGCCGTTCCCTGGATGGACTCCCTGGCGGCAGGGGCCTCAACATTGCCCACGAGGCGGTCGATCGTCATGCGGAAGGCGAACTGCGTGATCATGTGGCCTTGCGGTGGCTTGGCGGCGATGGTTCCGTCCGCGAATTGACTTATGAAGGGCTCAAACGGCAGAGCAGTCGTTTCGCCAATGTGCTGAAAGGGCTTGGCATCGGGAAGGGCGATACGGTTGCCGTTTTGGCGGGGCGCATTCCCGAGCTCTATATCGCTGCGCTGGGCATTTTCAAAAACACGAGCATCTTTTGCCCCCTTTTCTCCGCCTTCGGCCCGGAGCCCATATATCAGCGTCTGAGCAGGGGGGATGCGAAAATCCTGGTCACCACCGAGCTCGCTTTCACGCGGAAGATTCGCCAGCTCCGGGACAGGCTGCCCGGATTGCAGCAGGCGCTCATCGTCGACATACCCGACCATCAGGCAAACGACATGCTGTCGCTGCCTCGCCTGATGGCGGAATCCAGCGATACATTCCCGATTCCCCCGACCGATCCGGAAGACATGGCAATCCTTCATTTTACGAGCGGCACCACCGGAATGCCCAAGGGGGCGATCCATGTGCACAATGCCGTATTGTGTCATTATATGACCGGCAGGTATGTCCTGGATTTTCATCCGCAAGACGTATTCTGGTGTACGGCGGACCCCGGATGGGTCACCGGCACCTCTTACGGAATCATTGCTCCCCTGCTCCACGGAATCACCAACATCGTCGACGAGGCGGATTTTGATGCCATGCGCTGGTGCCGAATTCTGGAGACGCAACGGGTCAGCGTCTGGTACACGGCGCCTACGGCCATCCGGAGGTTCATGCGTTTGGGCATGGAGCCGGCTCGCCAGTTTGATCTGAGGCATTTGCGTGCCATTCACAGCGTAGGCGAGCCTCTCAATCCCGAGGCCGTGGTCTGGGGGCAGAAGGCCATGGGGTTGCCGATCCATGACAACTGGTGGCAGACGGAAACGGGCGGCATCATGATTGCCAACTTTCCCGCCATGGATATCCGGCCCGGCTCCATGGGCCGCCCGCTTCCCGGAATCGAAGCCGCCGTTGTCCAGCGCATGGGCAAGGGTACCGTCCGCGTGATCGATGCGCCGGGCGTTCAGGGCGAGCTTGCGTTGCGACCGGGCTGGCCTTCCATGTTTCGGGGTTACCTGCACGAGGAACAGCGATACCGGAAATGCTTTGTTGATGGCTGGTATTTGACAGGAGACCTGGCAACATGTGATCAGGACGGCTATTTCTGGTTCGTTGGCCGCGCGGATGACATCATCAAGACATCCGGTCACATGGTGGGCCCCTTCGAAGTCGAAAGCACGCTCATGGCGCATCCGGCAGTTGCCGAGGCAGGCGTTATCGGAAAGCCGGATCCGCTTATCGGAGAAATGGTAAAAGCCTTTGTCACGCTCAAGAGCGGGATCGATCCGAGCGACGATCTCCGTTTGGAACTCATGGGTTTTGCACGCAAGAAGCTGGGGTCTGCGGTGGCGCCCAGGGAAATTGATTTCAGATCCAATCTTCCCAAAAACAAGGCCGGCAAGATCATGCGCCGCTTGCTCAAGGCTCGGGAGCTGGGCTTGCCGGAAGGAGACCTTTCGACGGTGGAGGAAAGCGACTGA